The DNA sequence ATGCTCATTCCATTTTGGCTCCAAGTACATTACTTGTCAAGGTTGGTCCCTCACTCCTTTTCCTTTCTCATCTACTCCTTGTTGCTCTCCACATGGCCATCTCGAAGAAGCACGATTCTCTGGCTTGTGGAAAGTATCACTTGATACTATTTTTCAAATGCACTCTTTGTTAGTTGATTGGCATTTCAAAATTTGTAATCTTGGCTTATTCCTTCTCTCATAAAGAATAAATTTTCATGTTGTTATTAGTTCTAGCACTGACAATCTATTGAATTAAACTTGCTACAATAACAGTTAAAATTTACGGATGACTGAATACGTATTAACACTCAGATAATCATGCTTATGTTTTTGCACACAGTCCAGTCCATCCTTGATTGTTTTTACCTTACTATGGACATCAAATGAAAGtagttatttttaagaaaaattgtaTAGTAACAAGATATTGATTCACATTGTTTTCTGCTGTATATCAACAATCTGGCATTCCCATCACAGTCATCATTTACCACAAAATGATAAGTTACAACTTGAACCAGTTAGCACCCTGATTCACATTACATGATTGTTGTAGtatatttgtttgtttcttCTGGTTCTATGGGTGATTTAGCCCACCTCTATGCTTTATTATAGTGCTGATTGGCTCATTTGCTGAAGGTCATGCTCGAAAACTCTTATTGTGAAATGTTGCACTCTGCAGATCTTTGGCTCCATTCTGGGTGTTTCTGCTGGATTTGTTGTTGGCAAGGAAGGACCCATGGTCCATACTGGTGCTTGCATAGCAAACTTGCTTGGACAGGGGGGTTCCCGCAAGTATCATTTAACTTGGAGATGGCTAAAATACTTCAAAAACGACCGTGATCGTAGAGATTTGATCACTTGTGGTGCTGCTGCTGGTGTTGCAGCTGCTTTCCGTGCCCCAGTTGGAGGAGTTCTTTTTGCTCTTGAAGAAATAGCATCATGGTCCTCTCTCTCActcacacacacgcacacaaagttacacacacacaacacgTGATGAATACTAGCTTGCATTTATAAAAAGGCTTGTATCTCAAAATGTTCAATTGTTCTATTTCATGTTATAGGTGGCGAAGTGCTTTACTTTGGAGGACTTTCTTCACAACTGCTATCGTTGCTATGGTTCTCAGATCTCTCATACAATTCTGTCGCGGTGGGAACTGTGGACTATTTGGGGAAGGAGGTTTGATAATGTTTGATGTCAATTCAGGAGTATCTAATTACAACACAGTAGATGTATTGGCACTAATCTTAATTGGAGTACTTGGAGGCCTTCTGGGAAGCCTTTATAACTATCTTGTCGATAAGGTCCTTCGGACTTACGCCGTCATTAATGAGTTAGTCTTTCAAACCCTTTTGCCAACGCTATATGTTTAGTTACTGCTCTCTCAGTTGTTAGCCATTGGAGGCATAGGTGCTTGTTCAAGTCAGATGAGTAATAATTTTGAGAAGTACACAAGGTTTTCCTGGAGCATGTCTCGCTTCTTCTTTTGatgttaaatttttattttctttcgttTTCAGATTGGACTTCCAGGTAGATGAATGTAACTGATCCTTACTGATTATGTGGATAACAGTGTAATTCATCAGAATATTTCATCAAAGCATCTGTACATAGTTCAAAAGGTTCATCTTAAATGTGTCCTTTACTCTTTGCCACCAGGACTTGTTTGATCATCATAAATGTGTCCTTTACTCTTTGCCACCAAGACTTGTTTGATGAATGTTCTTCCCTTTCAAGTATTGTTACTTGTAAGATTGACTATGTATGCCTTggcattatttatttatttatttattttgtgatGCCATCTCAACAGTAAGTTACATGTGCTGTTATTTCCACAAGTATAATTTCCTCGGTCCGTAAACTGTGGTTGTACTCCGGCTATTTTCTTTGACTGATTCTTGGAAACAACAGTGACaattatgttattctttttgaCTGGTTTTCCTTTAGCTAATTTTTGGCAGTGAATTACAGGAGAGGTCCTGCTTTCAAGATCTTGCTTGTCATGAGCGTTTCTGTCCTGACCTCATGTTGCTCTTATGGCCTACCATGGCTGGCAAGGTGCATCCCGTGTCCTGTTGGCTTGGAGGAAAAATGCCCAACTATAGGTCGCTCTGGGAACTACAAGAATTTCCAGTGTCCACCAGGGCATTACAATGATCTCGCATCACTATTTCTGAACACCAACGATGATGCCATCCGCAATTTGTTTAGTTCAACTAATTCAAATGAGTTTCACATCTCTACACTTCTAATCTTCTTTGCTGGGGTATATTGCCTTGGGATTATTACCTATGGAATTGCTATTCCTTCTGGACTCTTCATTCCTGTCATACTTGCCGGAGCCTCCTATGGACGTATTTTTGGTAGAGCTTTGGGTTCATTGTCCAATCTTAACGTTGGTCTGTTTGCACTACTTGGTGCTGCCTCTTTCCTCGGAGGTACCATGAGAATGACAGTATCAATTTGTGTCATACTCCTTGAGCTTACAAACAATCTGCTAATGCTTCCATTGGTGATGCTTGTTCTCCTCATATCAAAAACTGTGGCCGATAGTTTTAACCATGGTGTCTATGACCAGATTGTGAAAATGAAAGGCTTGCCTTTCTTGGAAGCACATGCTGAACCATATATGAGGAATTTGGTTGCTGGAGATGTCTGTTCTGGGCCATTATTGTCATTTTCAGGTGTGGAGAAAGTGGGTAACATAGTACATGCTTTGAAGTATACTAGGCATAATGGCTTTCCCGTGATTGATGAGCCACCTTTCTCAGAGACACCAGAGTTATGTGGGCTCGTTCTACGGTCACATTTACTTGTTTTGCTCAATGGAAAGAAATTCACAAAACAATGTGTATTGAGTGGCTCCAATATTTTGAGGAGGTTTCATGCATTTGATTTTGCTAAGCCAGGATCAGGAAAGGGGCTTAAGTTTGAGGATCTCGTCATCACGCAGGAGGAGATGGAAATGTATGTTGATCTCCATCCTATAACAAATACATCCCCATACACAGTAGTTGAGAGCATGTCTCTGGCCAAAGCTGCAATCCTTTTCCGACAGCTTGGTCTAAGACACTTGTGTGTTGTCCCAAAGAAAACTGGGGTAAGTCTTTCTCTCTCCACCCCACCCTGTCACTTGTTTCTTTTgccatttctttttcttttttcgaagTTTCTTTTCTGGTAGCACTTTTTGCACATCGGTTTAGTACATAACGTGTATGATCTGCAACACTAGTTTGCTATGAACTTCGGAACTAGAATCTTTAGAGCCATTTGGATGGATTAGAACTTCATTTACTAAACTTAGTAAAGATTTTAAAACCATCTCTGGTTAGTGATACTCTAATACTTAGAAATTCAAATGACATTTAAATCAAAAGTATTTGAAATCCATTGAAAATGTTCTTGATATGCTGAGATGTCAATAGCATGAGTTGGAACTCATTAAACTATATCTGCAAAGTTGTAGGGGCTAATGCATCACTTGCACTCGTGGGTCGGTGTGTGGTTTTCATTTTATTGTTAGGCATTTTTTGCTTGCCCGGGAGGTTGATGACCTTGTGATATCTTATTCTGCATTCTACTATACAATAATGTCCTGAAAATGTAGCTTTTCTATATTTGCAGAGGGCTCCAATCGTCGGAATCTTAACAAGGCATGACTTCATGCATGAGCATATATTGAACCTCTACCCGCATCTTGTTCACCACAAATAGCCAGAGAAGTTTGCTCATTCCACAGGCAAATAAGCAGCCTATTGTGTATTActattccttattttttttcccggAGTTACTCTCATTGCAATTCTTTTGGTTTTGATGTCTGTACAAACTCCAAATGCACTGATTTGCCAGTATCAAGCTTGTAAACTCCAAATGCCTAGTATGTATTActattactttttttatttcatttctggAGTTACTCTCATTGTAATCATTTGGATTGGATGTCTGTACAAACTCCAAATGCATTGATTTTCCGGTATCAAGCTTATAATCCTGCTCAAGCAAAGCAGTTCCAAGATTAATAtacacccctcccccccccccccccccaaaaaaccccCACAACACAGTCACTCACTAACAGGCACACACACAGACTCAGTGGTATTCCAGTTTGGAAGTGAGGTGGGTGGGGGAATTTTTATGCCCCATTATTGTGGCACCATAAGACTAGTTCCAAGCGAAAAGAAATGACAACGGAACATCCAATTAGATGCACACTCTGGTGACACCTTAGCCAATCAATGCTCTATCTAAAGAGACAAACATATATGTGAAGTCAACACAATACTGGGGTATATTGGACAGAATGAGAAGAGAAGGAAAATGATTTGTCAAAAGTTCTGTTGGAATTGATAAGGATGATTAGTTTATAATTGCACAAAAGAACTACTAAAAGTAGAGGTTGTGACGCAATACGCACGTTTTCAACTGTCCCCATACGCTTGACCTGTCATCTTGTTTTGAATTCATGATTTATAGTACTCCCTTCAATTCCATTCTTTCCTCGAGCCCTTTTGAGTTAGTAGATTGAAAATAATTGATAAACTCTTAGTATTGAAATGCATTTTTTGGTGctaaattgatttgattttataaataagcggTTAGGTATTTAGGTGTAAGTATTGAAACTAATAATAGACAGTTGacatatttgataaaaaaaaatgttgataaatatttttgtttgtAAAAATCTCAATATGTCCACAAAGTTATTTTCggaaaattataaatttaaaagtatatatacaaggagaagaagaaacGATGAAAATGGAACAAAGAGGTAGTGATGAGTCCTATGTTATTTTTCTTCTCTATTTGCTTTGTGTGTGATTGTGTGCTATTAACCCACGATCCTCAACAATTGGTATAAGAGCAAGGCTAGGGTTTCTGCACATAATCTAGGGTTAATATGTCTTCATCATCTGGTTTAAGTATGTAGAAGATTAGGATGAGATAGTCTCTATTGTTACAAGGGTTTATGTAAGACAATTGAGGAGGATTTTCCTGAAGAGATAAAAGAGTCAGATAAGGCAAATATGAAGGATAGGGCTTTAAGTGCAATATTCATAAGCGTTACAGATATTGTTCTTCTGGAAATTGCTAAAGAAAAATCTGCAACAACGGCATGGAAGAAGTTGGAAGATCTATATTTTAAGAAATCACTGACAAGCCGCCTCTACCTGAAAAAGAGGTTGTACAATCTCTGTAGGAATGAAGGTACACCTGTTAAAACTCACCTTGATGAGTTTAATTCAATTATAATTGACCTGAAAAACATAGATATCAAAATTGAGGGTGAGGATCAGGCTTTGGTCCTGTTATGTTCTTTACCGCCGTCTTACGATACTTTTGTTGATACGTTGCTATATGGGAAAGGCAGTGTTTCACTGGACGATGTTAGTGCACTAAAATCTAAAGAGATGAAAGAGCTTTTCAGAGAGTAGAACTGAGGGTGACGGTCTTGTGAGTAGGGAAGAACACAACAAAAAGACTTTAGTAGAAAAAAGTCAAATACTAGATCGAAGTCTAAGCAAGAAAGCAGAACTGCTATGAATGGGGAGCAGGGGTTACTACAGGAGAGACTGTACTAAGCAGAAcgagaaaaaaagaaagcagAAAGTTGATATTCTGCAAATAATGTTGACACTACCTATAATTATGATGATGCGACTATGTAGGGGAAGTCTTTATCGTGAGTTCTAGTCAACGATAGAATTATTGGGTTCTTGATTCTGGTGCAACTTTCCATATGTGTCCAAACAAGAATTGGTTTGCAATTTACGAGCAGAAAAGTTGGATTTTCTACCTGGGTGATGATATTCCATTAGCAGTGTAGGGGATTGGTAACAACAATTGTGAATGTTCGATGGAATTATCATAAACATTAAGTGTTTGCATGTTCCTCGAATGAAGAGGAGTTTGATTTCTCTTTTCACTTTGGATGATCAAGGGTTTAAGTTTCACTCAGAGAATGGGACACTTAAAGTGTGTAAAGGATATGGTGCTCATGAAGGGTAAGTTGCATTCTAGACTGTATTATCTTCAAGTCAGTGTAGTTGAAGGGGAAGCAGttataacttttgaaagagtgATCTGGATCAGTCTCAATTGTTGCACTTAGGACTTGGTCATATGAGTGACAAGGGATTTTCTTTGTTGAGCAAGATGAATTTGTTTGATGGGTACAAAAATTAAACTTAGAATTTTTGTGAGCATTGTGTGTTTGGTAAGCAAAAATGGTGAAATTCAGCAAGAAGGCAGAACACAACACCAAAGacaagttatattatatacatttaGACTTGAGGGGTCCAAACAGAGTTCCCTCCAAGAGTGGTGTCAGGTATTTTATGACTTTGATTGAAGATTATTAAAAAATGGTATgggtgtattttcttaaaataaaagatgagGAATATTCGACATTTGTTAAATGGAAGATGATGGTTAAGAGgcatacaaaaataaaaatcaagtgTCTTCAGACCAATAATGGATTGAAATTTTACAGTTCATAATTCAATGATTTTTACAGCAGAGAGGGCACAATGAGACACCACACTTGTATTGGAACACCACAACATAATGGTGCTACTGAACGTATGAACAAAATGCTTTGTGATTGAGCACAAAGCATGATTTAACACTCATGTGTTAGCAAGAATATTTAGGCACAAGAAACAACACAACTTGTTATTTGGTCAGTAGATCTCCATCCACATGTATTGAGTTCAAAAatccttttgaggtatctaatTTGCCTGCTGATTATTCAAATTTGCCTGTTGATTATTCAAATTTGAAGATATTTTGTTGTCCTGCTTTTGCTCATGTGAGGGACGGTAAACTTGAGCcaaggaaaaagaaatacatATTTCTAGGGTATGCAACTAGAGTGAAAGGTTACAGGTTATGGTGCACACATCAGAAGACTCGTGGTTAATTATCAATAGGGATATGATGTTCAATGTATCTACCTCACTGGAAAGTTAGAGGGAGAAGGCAATAGCAAAACCAGATCGTGGTGTCGTGACCGCATAGAGCTAGAAATAGAATCTCCACTAGCTTAGCCCAGTAGTTCAGAAATAGAGAAAGTGGAGGATAAAACCTTGATCAGGATGATCATGTTGATGCACCTATACAACAACAACTGTATAGCATTGCAACAGGCTGAGAGAAGAGAGTGATCAATTGACCAAAAAGGCTTACAAACGTATAGTTGATGGAAATCTTCTTAGATATGCAAATCTTGTGGAATTTGCATAGATCATTGACGTGCTTGAGCCTAATAGCCAAAGACGTTATTTCTAGTTCGAAGCAGATTAGTGGGTTGGTGGATCAAGTCCCTTCACAAGAATCAAACATGAAAGCTTGTTTCATTGCCCAAGGAAGAAAAGGTAGTAGTTTGCAAATGggttttcaaacaaaagaagGGCAGTTCGGGGGTTGAACCAGAATGATATAAGGCAAAGTTGGTGGCTAATGAATTTACACAGACGGAATTGTTCTTTCTAGTGGTGAAACATAGCTCTATTAGGGTCTTACAAGCTTTGGTGGCTCTTCATGACTTATAGCTAGAATGACTAGATGTGAAAACTGCATTCTTGCATGGTAAGTTGGAAAAGCATATTTATATGAGTCAACCTGAGAGTCTAGTTAAGGAAAATCATATTTAATtacttaagaaatatttatatgGTCTAAAATAGTCGCCTAGGAGGTGGTACAAGAGATTTGATACATTCATGATTCAAAATGTCGTTTATCGAAGTGCATATGATAGTTGTGTCATGTGTGTATTACAAGAAGCTTGAAgatcattcttttgtgtatttgATGTGTATGTGGATGACATTCTTATTGATGTTAAAAGCTTCTCATATTGTTAGGATCGGGCTACTCCTATGCACTTCAAGAATTTGATTCTTGAAGCAGTTTGCTTAAAAAGGTAATTTGCAGGGGAATTATAAAACAATCAACACGTAGACTTTCACGtagaaaactccttgctcaagggagtAAAAAATTACGACCTATATTTCCTATAGGATTAACCAAATCTTCACTTTGGAGTGATAATAGATTTACAACTTCCTTATCAAACCTAAAAGACGTCTTCCCTAAACAGTCTGCCATAAGAGGATGCCCCATGGGATAGGGGCCCCACGGTTTAGGAGGTTCCTATTACAGCCCGGGGTTGAAGCAGGGTCCGAAATGGAGCGAACTGAAAGGCCTGTTTAAATGGGCACAGGTGAGTACTTCTCACAACTGGCTTCTACTCTCACCAACCGTCTTCTACTCTCACCAACCTAACATGCCACATGCGAGTACTTCTCACAACTGGCTTCTATTCTCACCAACCTTCATCCCATCTATCAGCCTCGGGTTGCGTATCACTGTGCGACTGGGCATTGGAGTTGTGGGAAGGTCACATCAATACTACTTGAATGTTGAAAAGTATAGGATTTGCATAGATAAATATACCTTCTACGAGAAGGAATCCTATCTCATCTCTTGTACTTGTAaccttaattttttcttatttctccaAGTGCTTCGAATATACACATCGATTTTTTACACTTTCATGAATACTTTGTTTCATTATCTGTCTATTATTCACTGACATTATCATCTATTATCATTGGGCTCTTCATGAGCATGAAAAAAGGTTTATGATCGGATACAATTCACTTGTCTTTAACCCCATttcttaacaagtttaattaaatATCCTAAAATCTCTTTTTTACAATAAGCTTATACAATTTTCAACAAAAGCCACAAATTTaggaattttggaaatctttACTTTCTTCCTATCTTCTCTTTTAGATAAACCCTAGTCGTAGTTGTCTCCATCCTAATCCCCGTTCGCTGGAGTTAGCTATTCCTTGGACGCAAAATCACCAGAGTTCTGTTCCTTTTTGTTGCTTCCTTGTTATGTTCTCTACCATGACTTCCTCAACTCCTTTTCTCCATTTATACTTGTAAGTTACTGTACATCATCATATGTTGTATGTATGTAACTGTATACATATGACATATGCATGACATACAAtgatatacatacgacatacataatatatatcacTTGTATGTCATTGTATGTCAATGTATATCACATGTGTATCATGTATATAATACTGATGCGTGTGATATATATGGgacatatatgtgatatatacaTGAGATATAGTTATAATATATGTGGCATACATAATGCATATCATTTGTATGTCATATGTATGTCCCACATCCGCCGCCACACCACCAACACCAAAAACCACAACAACCACCATCATTccattaaaaaattcaaaaactattttaatTACTACATTACATAAGCGAGAATGTTGAGTTTTTGTCGTCCTCATGTGTTTGCATCTCTCATTGAAAGAGTGTCATGTGTTCTCTAACTTTTAGATTTATTGTCCCATTTTTGTTTTGCCTCGATTTAATTTCATATTACTTCAATTGCCACCAGGCAATATGGTAAATATGGAAACTTTTGAGATGTTCTATACGGCCCATATTAGAGTCTCCAACCCCTTTTGTGCAACctatttattttaagttttccTCAACAATATCACGTGATAACTTTACTCTattcgtctcaatttaagtgatatctttttttatttctcgaGAATCATCTTGACTAATTTGTTAAGCTAaattaaatgaaattaatttgatatttcaaaaattaatatttaaaaactatataaTAAATACAATAAGTTGCAACTCTTTTCATATCAATATGatcaataaatatattttaaaatgttggtcaaggTTCACATAATTTGAATCTTGAAAAGCGAAAAGTACCAtataaattgagaaaaaagaaatacgTTGCATCATATATGAGATTTTTTGGGTAGTTCGATCAAACCAAAATTGTATGTTAAtctaaaatcctacttaatatcttttgaaattttattaaaagtGCCATCACAATATTATATGATAAGTTTTACTCCATTCTAGTATTAAaagccaaatatttttttttatacataacataatatcaatataaaaaactaaaatatattaGTACTAAGTTTGACTTTCATGGATACATAATTTCACGTGGTATTATGAGAAACgcgttattatatttttacgGACAAAATACTTATCATTGTTGAATTTAGGAAAAGTTCCAATATACTAACAAAATAACTAAGAATAACTATTTGTAAAAATTAAGTTATAGTAAAATTATGGAATTGCATTCAATATAGGCTTACTTTTTCAAGCTAAAGAAAAGAGTATGAGACTTATTAGCCTTTTAGTATTTTTGGACTTTCACATATTGCACTATGCCATAATAAATGTATTAAGAGTTTAAGACACATTTGACATTGCACATATTCATTGCTTGATGATTTCTTCTCATAGAATGGGTTAATTAGAAAAGAAATTTACAAGGTTATTTGCTGACTCAAAAACTATAGACACCAGTACTGCCATTGCTTGTAACACTCCTCGAGAGATTTTAGACTTAAGCATTCTAATGACTAATCTGTTGAATTCTTATATGATGAGCTTGCTATCAGTAATGAATTTAGGATAACTAATTAGATTGGTGAATGTAgttttatgttatttattattttcgGCTAAAAATCGTTGCTcacatttattttttcttctacGAATGTCTAAAAGGAGAATGAACCAGCACACTTTGTTTTGAGCTTCAAAGTTAGTTGAAATTATAAGGTGGAAATACTTAGaacattaaagaaaaataaagaagagaatttATAAATGAATGATAAGCTTCAACTGTACACCCCTGCTAAGTGATGCATCGTTTTGTTGCACAttttgaatatatatgtatcttcTCCATATTATTAACAAATCATAGTATCTTTACTTATGTGATGTTGAAAATTATGTTAGCATTTTGTGAATATCAAAATATCTTTTTATGGTTAGTCAATATATTTTGATTTATGTAACGACTAGTTTGGTCGTTTGGGCTATTTGACCCTTCTACACCTGTTGATCCTCCCCCTAGCTCTGTTAGAGCGTGTTTGACTTGTAGGGATGGGTAGCACGGTTACCTAGGAGATTGGGATTGGTTTTGAGGAAATCAAAGGCTTGAAGTGAAAAAAttgttgaccaatagttgactatTGGGTAAACGAACTTTTTTGGGAATTCCATCGATTTCATGAGATTTGGAGAGTCGTTTATAATTTTATGGGGTGATTGGTTCAGTTCCCGAGGCACTCGGGAGCATTTTGGGTCCTTGATTGGAAACTTGATTTTGGGGTTTCGGGGTTGACTGGGTCAAGATGATCTCCGTAGGAAATTCCAATGGCATGGGTGAGTTCGTAACATGTCTTTACATTAgattgcatatttggtttgtatccgggaggtGTCAGATGAATGTCGGGATTTGggttgaacttggtgaaaaccGTATTTTCTTTGGTTTCGGTGTCCCACACGCGGCTTGTGTTCGCCTCTGCCGGTCCGCTACGTTGGGACTTGGCTCGCGACGAGAAGTGAGGTGTCAAGTGGCTCCGCGTGCGCAAGCCCATTCTTGGAGGCAAGTCCGCACCTGAGGACAAGGTGTCCGCGCATGCGAGAATCACTGAACAGAATCTtatattttctccaatttcgAATCATTCTTTCCATTCACAAATTCTAAACCTAGAGAGTGTTTGTGTGGGAGATTTGTAGAGCTTATGAGTGAATTCTTCCTTAGGTAAGTTCCTATTGCTCCCTTTGTGATTTATctgtgatttaagaatggaatcTTTGGTGGTCTTCATCTTTTAACTTGAGGAAGATAGGTTATAAACCCTAAGTGTTTTTGTGAACCCTTTTCAATCCTAAAGAGTTTTGTGGGAAGATTTCTATGCTTATAAACATTGGAGAAATTAGTTTCTTAGTTGAATCTCTCTTTAATTCTAGGGTTTGATTATGAAAAAATTGGCGAATGTCTCTTAATTTGGGAGTTTTCAACTAAAAATGCAATTGACAAAAATTGAGACTAGTTTGTGTGATAATTAGTATTTGGGCTTCTTAAGCTTAAGGTTGATCTtttcaatttgatttttttttttttacccttgtgggctcgAGTTTCCGTTTTTAAGATTCGTTTCGGATCGTATTATAGTAATGTGGGTATCATTAGACTG is a window from the Lycium ferocissimum isolate CSIRO_LF1 unplaced genomic scaffold, AGI_CSIRO_Lferr_CH_V1 ctg4629, whole genome shotgun sequence genome containing:
- the LOC132044488 gene encoding chloride channel protein CLC-c-like isoform X1 encodes the protein MMENQVDIENDGGGGMIDEEKLDLERNFSTISESGSVREPLLKSKSRVNNTSQIAIVGANVYPIESLDYEIVENDLFKQDWRSRKKVQIFQYIFLKWTLVLLIGLSTGLVGFFSNIGVENIAGFKLLLTNNLMLEKKYFQAFAALAGCNVVLATCAAALCALIAPAAAGSGIPEVKAYLNGIDAHSILAPSTLLVKIFGSILGVSAGFVVGKEGPMVHTGACIANLLGQGGSRKYHLTWRWLKYFKNDRDRRDLITCGAAAGVAAAFRAPVGGVLFALEEIASWWRSALLWRTFFTTAIVAMVLRSLIQFCRGGNCGLFGEGGLIMFDVNSGVSNYNTVDVLALILIGVLGGLLGSLYNYLVDKVLRTYAVINERGPAFKILLVMSVSVLTSCCSYGLPWLARCIPCPVGLEEKCPTIGRSGNYKNFQCPPGHYNDLASLFLNTNDDAIRNLFSSTNSNEFHISTLLIFFAGVYCLGIITYGIAIPSGLFIPVILAGASYGRIFGRALGSLSNLNVGLFALLGAASFLGGTMRMTVSICVILLELTNNLLMLPLVMLVLLISKTVADSFNHGVYDQIVKMKGLPFLEAHAEPYMRNLVAGDVCSGPLLSFSGVEKVGNIVHALKYTRHNGFPVIDEPPFSETPELCGLVLRSHLLVLLNGKKFTKQCVLSGSNILRRFHAFDFAKPGSGKGLKFEDLVITQEEMEMYVDLHPITNTSPYTVVESMSLAKAAILFRQLGLRHLCVVPKKTGRAPIVGILTRHDFMHEHILNLYPHLVHHK
- the LOC132044488 gene encoding chloride channel protein CLC-c-like isoform X2; this translates as MMENQVDIENDGGGGMIDEEKLDLERNFSTISESGSVREPLLKSKSRVNNTSQIAIVGANVYPIESLDYEYFQAFAALAGCNVVLATCAAALCALIAPAAAGSGIPEVKAYLNGIDAHSILAPSTLLVKIFGSILGVSAGFVVGKEGPMVHTGACIANLLGQGGSRKYHLTWRWLKYFKNDRDRRDLITCGAAAGVAAAFRAPVGGVLFALEEIASWWRSALLWRTFFTTAIVAMVLRSLIQFCRGGNCGLFGEGGLIMFDVNSGVSNYNTVDVLALILIGVLGGLLGSLYNYLVDKVLRTYAVINERGPAFKILLVMSVSVLTSCCSYGLPWLARCIPCPVGLEEKCPTIGRSGNYKNFQCPPGHYNDLASLFLNTNDDAIRNLFSSTNSNEFHISTLLIFFAGVYCLGIITYGIAIPSGLFIPVILAGASYGRIFGRALGSLSNLNVGLFALLGAASFLGGTMRMTVSICVILLELTNNLLMLPLVMLVLLISKTVADSFNHGVYDQIVKMKGLPFLEAHAEPYMRNLVAGDVCSGPLLSFSGVEKVGNIVHALKYTRHNGFPVIDEPPFSETPELCGLVLRSHLLVLLNGKKFTKQCVLSGSNILRRFHAFDFAKPGSGKGLKFEDLVITQEEMEMYVDLHPITNTSPYTVVESMSLAKAAILFRQLGLRHLCVVPKKTGRAPIVGILTRHDFMHEHILNLYPHLVHHK